A single Triticum dicoccoides isolate Atlit2015 ecotype Zavitan chromosome 2A, WEW_v2.0, whole genome shotgun sequence DNA region contains:
- the LOC119356781 gene encoding zinc transporter 8-like — protein sequence MKPSAGVLLAAVVALLLVAAVRGDDDCGSPESAARDRARANPLKIAAFFSILVCGALGCSLPVLGRRVPALRPEGDVFFLVKAFAAGVILATGFIHILPDAFENLTSDCLPSDGPWKDFPFAGLGAMVGAIGTLVVDTVATGYFTRAHLNKDGAHGHGAVSSSAAVVDEEKQAAAAASEEARRHEGGEHEVHVHTHATHGHAHGSAALVAAVGGAEDEKDTIRHRVISQVLELGIVVHSVIIGISLGASQDPETIKPLVVALSFHQMFEGMGLGGCIVQAKFKARSIVTMILFFCLTTPVGIAVGYGISRVYNENSPTALVVEGGLNSVAAGILVYMALVDLLAEDFMNPKVQSRGKLQLGINVSMLVGAGLMSMLAKWA from the exons ATGAAGCCGAGCGCCGgcgtcctcctcgccgccgtcgTGGCGCTGCTCTTGGTCGCTGCTGTGCGGGGCGATGACGACTGCGGGTCGCCGGAGTCGGCGGCGAGGGACCGCGCGCGGGCGAACCCTCTCAaaatcgcggccttcttctccatcCTGGTCTGCGGGGCGCTGGGCTGCTCCCTGCCCGTGCTGGGGCGGCGGGTGCCCGCGCTCCGGCCCGAGGGCGACGTCTTCTTCCTGGTCAAGGCGTTCGCGGCGGGGGTCATCCTCGCGACGGGGTTCATCCACATCCTCCCGGACGCCTTCGAGAACCTCACGTCGGACTGCCTGCCTTCCGATGGGCCGTGGAAGGACTTCCCGTTCGCCGGGCTAGGGGCCATGGTCGGCGCCATCGGCACGCTCGTCGTCGACACCGTCGCCACGGGGTACTTCACGCGCGCCCACCTGAACAAGGACGGAGCGCACGGCCACGGGGCGGTAAGCAGCAGCGCCGCCGTCGTGGACGAGGAGAAACAGGCCGCTGCCGCCGCCAGCGAGGAAGCGCGCCGTCACGAGGGCGGGGAGCACGAGGTACACGTCCACACGCACGCGACCCACGGCCACGCCCACGGGTCGGCGGCGCTCGTTGCGGCCGTCGGCGGCGCCGAGGACGAAAAGGACACGATCCGGCATCGCGTAATCTCTCAG GTACTTGAGTTGGGCATTGTGGTGCACTCGGTGATCATCGGCATCTCCCTCGGCGCGTCTCAGGACCCGGAAACAATCAAACCTCTCGTGGTCGCCTTGAGCTTCCACCAGATGTTCGAGGGAATGGGCCTTGGTGGCTGCATAGTTCAG GCAAAGTTCAAGGCCAGGTCCATCGTGACCATGATCCTCTTCTTCTGCCTGACAACGCCGGTGGGCATCGCCGTCGGCTATGGCATATCGCGAGTGTACAACGAGAACAGcccgacggcgctggtggtggaggGCGGCCTCAACTCCGTGGCAGCGGGGATCCTCGTCTACATGGCCCTCGTCGACCTCCTCGCCGAGGACttcatgaaccccaaggtgcagagCAGGGGGAAGCTGCAGCTCGGCATCAACGTCTCCATGCTGGTCGGTGCAGGCCTCATGTCCATGCTCGCCAAATGGGCCTAG